One Williamsia phyllosphaerae DNA segment encodes these proteins:
- a CDS encoding cysteine dioxygenase, translating into MTTTLGPTPTHDRRTSTLPTRLRPADLLRLTDQTAADVLDGHYDHVLPARWDEVSRWSTRLHADDDLDLWLISWTPNVSTELHDHAGSFGALTVLSGSLTEYRWTGRDLRARTLDAGDQASFPLGWVHDVMRNPATPSSAEPTLSVHAYSPPLTAMSYYEVTEAQSIRRVRTELTDVPEKD; encoded by the coding sequence ATGACCACGACCCTCGGACCGACCCCCACGCACGACCGCCGCACCTCCACCCTGCCGACGCGACTGCGTCCCGCCGATCTGCTGCGCCTGACCGACCAGACGGCCGCCGACGTGCTCGACGGACACTACGACCACGTGCTGCCGGCCCGCTGGGACGAGGTGTCGCGGTGGTCGACCCGCCTGCACGCCGACGACGACCTCGACCTGTGGCTGATCAGCTGGACTCCCAACGTCTCCACCGAGCTCCACGATCACGCCGGCTCGTTCGGGGCGCTGACCGTGCTGTCGGGCTCGCTCACCGAGTACCGATGGACGGGGCGCGATCTGCGGGCACGCACGCTCGATGCCGGGGATCAGGCATCGTTCCCGCTCGGATGGGTGCACGATGTGATGCGTAATCCGGCCACGCCGAGCAGTGCTGAGCCGACGTTGAGTGTGCACGCGTACTCACCGCCGCTCACCGCGATGTCCTACTACGAGGTCACCGAGGCGCAGTCGATCCGGCGTGTGCGCACCGAGTTGACCGACGTGCCCGAAAAAGACTGA
- the fdxA gene encoding ferredoxin — protein sequence MTYIIAEPCVDLLDRACVEECPVDCIYEGDRMLYIQPDECVDCGACEPVCPVEAIFYEDDVPDEWEPYVNANVDFFDDLGSPGGASKVGKTSHDPAFIKGLPPMNTEED from the coding sequence TTGACGTACATCATCGCCGAGCCGTGTGTGGACCTGCTGGACAGGGCCTGCGTCGAGGAGTGCCCGGTGGATTGCATCTACGAGGGCGACCGGATGCTGTACATCCAGCCCGACGAATGCGTCGACTGTGGCGCTTGCGAACCGGTCTGCCCGGTCGAGGCCATCTTCTACGAGGACGACGTCCCCGATGAGTGGGAGCCCTACGTCAACGCCAACGTCGACTTCTTCGACGACCTGGGTTCGCCCGGTGGTGCGAGCAAGGTCGGCAAGACGTCGCACGACCCCGCGTTCATCAAGGGCCTGCCCCCGATGAACACCGAAGAAGACTGA
- the dapC gene encoding succinyldiaminopimelate transaminase, whose amino-acid sequence MTEQQTPRTGRRAVSAGLPDFPWDSLTDAKALAASHPEGIVDLSVGTPVDAIAQVIRRGLDAGASFPGYPTTAGTADLRVAAVAALKRRYGIGSVEESAVLPVIGTKEAIASVISMLGFGPGDDIVIPEIAYPTYEVGVLLAGARPVRADSLLALGPTRPGAIFINSPSNPTGKVLGVEHLRKVVTWARERGTVVISDECYLGLAWDAKAISILDPRVCDGDVTGLLAVHSLSKISNLAGYRAGFFAGDPDLVRELLAVRKHAGMIVPYPVQTAMVAALTDDDHVDAQRERYLNRRVVLSTAVRHAGFRIDHSEAGLYLWATRDEPCRDTVDWLAHKGILAAPGEFYGPAGTKHVRLALTATDERIAAAAARLAPA is encoded by the coding sequence GTGACCGAGCAGCAGACGCCCCGGACCGGTCGGCGGGCGGTCAGTGCGGGTCTTCCCGATTTCCCCTGGGATTCGCTGACCGACGCGAAGGCGCTCGCGGCCTCGCATCCGGAGGGCATCGTCGACCTGTCGGTCGGCACCCCGGTCGACGCCATCGCCCAGGTCATCCGACGCGGACTCGACGCCGGTGCGTCGTTCCCCGGGTATCCGACGACCGCCGGGACCGCCGATCTGCGGGTGGCGGCGGTCGCGGCCCTGAAGCGGCGGTACGGCATCGGGTCGGTCGAGGAGTCCGCGGTGCTGCCGGTCATCGGGACCAAGGAGGCCATCGCCTCGGTCATCTCGATGCTGGGTTTCGGTCCCGGCGACGACATCGTCATCCCCGAGATCGCCTACCCCACCTATGAGGTGGGAGTGCTGCTGGCCGGTGCGCGTCCGGTCCGCGCCGACTCCCTGCTCGCCCTCGGCCCGACGCGGCCGGGTGCGATCTTCATCAACTCGCCGTCGAACCCGACCGGCAAGGTGCTCGGGGTCGAGCATCTGCGCAAGGTGGTCACCTGGGCGCGCGAGCGCGGGACCGTCGTCATCTCCGACGAGTGTTACCTGGGCCTGGCCTGGGACGCCAAGGCCATCTCGATCCTGGATCCCCGGGTGTGCGACGGCGACGTCACGGGGCTGCTCGCGGTGCACTCGCTGTCGAAGATCTCGAATCTGGCCGGGTATCGGGCCGGTTTCTTCGCCGGCGATCCCGACCTGGTCCGCGAGTTGCTCGCGGTCCGCAAACACGCGGGCATGATCGTGCCCTACCCGGTCCAGACCGCGATGGTCGCGGCGCTGACCGACGACGACCACGTCGATGCGCAGCGCGAGCGCTACCTCAACCGGCGGGTGGTCCTGTCCACCGCGGTGCGCCACGCCGGGTTCCGGATCGACCATTCCGAGGCCGGTCTGTACCTGTGGGCGACGCGCGACGAGCCGTGCCGCGACACCGTCGACTGGTTGGCGCACAAGGGGATCCTGGCCGCGCCGGGGGAGTTCTACGGTCCGGCCGGCACGAAGCACGTGCGACTCGCGCTCACCGCGACCGACGAGCGCATAGCCGCTGCAGCCGCGCGTCTCGCCCCCGCCTGA
- the dapD gene encoding 2,3,4,5-tetrahydropyridine-2,6-dicarboxylate N-succinyltransferase, whose product MSEASSATGHGIATITDNGQVLDTWFPAPQLGAVTGAAGTTALTGDDVPPELQALVGTDQARGVRTVAVRTTITDLSAAPVDAHDVYLRLHLLSHRLVTPHGLNLDGTFGLLSNVVWTNHGPCAVEGFELTRARLRARGPVAVNSIDKFPRMVDYVVPSGVRIGDADRVRLGAHLASGTTVMHEGFVNFNAGTLGNSMVEGRISAGVVVGDGSDVGGGASIMGTLSGGGTQVISLGERCLLGANSGCGISLGDDCVIEAGLYVTAGTKVTGPDGTAVKARDLSGTNNLLFRRNSVSGAVEVVPWKGDGIALNAALHAND is encoded by the coding sequence GTGAGTGAAGCATCGTCTGCGACCGGGCACGGAATTGCCACCATCACCGACAACGGTCAGGTGCTCGACACCTGGTTTCCCGCGCCCCAACTGGGCGCGGTGACGGGCGCGGCCGGGACCACAGCCCTCACGGGCGACGACGTTCCCCCGGAACTGCAGGCCCTCGTCGGCACCGATCAGGCACGTGGCGTGCGCACCGTGGCGGTCCGCACCACCATCACCGACCTGTCGGCGGCGCCCGTCGACGCCCATGACGTCTACCTCCGCCTGCACCTGCTGTCGCACCGGCTGGTCACTCCGCACGGGTTGAATCTCGATGGCACGTTCGGCTTGCTGAGCAACGTGGTGTGGACCAACCACGGCCCCTGCGCCGTCGAGGGTTTCGAGCTCACCCGGGCCCGGCTGCGCGCACGTGGCCCCGTCGCGGTCAACAGCATCGACAAGTTCCCGCGGATGGTCGACTACGTGGTGCCCAGCGGCGTCCGCATCGGTGACGCCGACCGCGTCCGCCTGGGAGCACACCTCGCGAGCGGCACCACGGTGATGCACGAGGGTTTCGTGAACTTCAACGCGGGCACGCTCGGCAACTCGATGGTCGAGGGGCGCATCTCGGCCGGTGTCGTCGTCGGCGACGGCTCCGACGTGGGCGGCGGCGCATCGATCATGGGCACGCTGTCCGGCGGTGGCACGCAGGTCATATCGCTCGGTGAGCGCTGCCTACTCGGCGCGAACTCCGGCTGCGGGATCTCGCTCGGCGACGACTGCGTGATCGAGGCGGGCCTCTACGTCACCGCGGGGACGAAGGTCACCGGACCGGACGGCACCGCGGTCAAGGCGCGCGATCTGTCCGGGACCAACAACCTGCTGTTCCGTCGCAACAGCGTCAGCGGCGCTGTCGAGGTCGTGCCCTGGAAGGGCGACGGCATCGCCCTCAACGCGGCTCTGCACGCCAACGACTGA
- a CDS encoding SDR family NAD(P)-dependent oxidoreductase encodes MTSLAIIGAGAGLGAAVARKFGAEGFSVGLISRNQGRVDALADSLAKDGVSARGFAADVRDPVSIATALEQVTETLGPIEVLQYSPLPQKDFMRPVLETTPADMVGPVEFSIYGPIAAVHQVLPGMRFLGENKGTILFVNGGSAVKPGRAVTGTSIAFAGQAAYAQLLNEELAEEGIQVSQLIIGGAISADDPDKSPEALAGHLWDLHTKRDRFRLQVSED; translated from the coding sequence ATGACATCACTGGCGATCATCGGAGCAGGAGCAGGACTCGGAGCGGCTGTGGCACGGAAGTTCGGTGCCGAGGGCTTTTCGGTCGGTCTGATCTCGAGGAACCAGGGCCGCGTGGACGCGCTCGCCGACAGCCTCGCGAAAGACGGTGTGTCGGCTCGGGGTTTCGCGGCCGACGTCCGCGATCCGGTGTCCATCGCGACGGCCCTGGAGCAGGTCACCGAGACCCTCGGACCGATCGAGGTGCTGCAGTACAGCCCGCTGCCGCAGAAGGACTTCATGCGACCGGTGCTCGAGACGACTCCTGCCGACATGGTCGGGCCGGTCGAGTTCTCGATCTACGGCCCGATCGCGGCCGTGCACCAGGTGTTGCCCGGTATGCGCTTCCTCGGCGAGAACAAGGGCACCATCCTGTTCGTGAACGGCGGTTCGGCGGTCAAGCCCGGGCGCGCGGTCACCGGTACGTCGATCGCTTTCGCCGGACAGGCCGCCTACGCGCAGCTGCTCAACGAGGAGCTCGCCGAGGAGGGCATCCAGGTCTCGCAGCTGATCATCGGTGGCGCCATCAGCGCCGACGACCCGGACAAGAGCCCCGAGGCGCTCGCCGGGCACCTCTGGGACCTGCACACCAAGCGCGATCGTTTCCGGCTGCAGGTCAGCGAGGACTGA